In Thioalkalivibrio paradoxus ARh 1, the following are encoded in one genomic region:
- a CDS encoding ADP-ribosylglycohydrolase family protein, producing MSHRPDHAGSSTGSLTGGVLAVLVSALAEGRTLTQGLADAKDCPVQRAGHEETLGALEQAERLAASTSAPAAAIAELGEGWIAEEALAIAVYCALVARDFRHGVVLAVNHDGDSDSTEAITGNLLGARYGVSAIAAEWLEPLELREVIAKIAEDLFAFREWQLGASSEDDDRNRRIRDKYPE from the coding sequence GTGAGCCACCGGCCCGACCATGCTGGTAGCTCCACCGGGTCGCTGACCGGAGGGGTGCTGGCGGTACTGGTTTCAGCGCTCGCCGAGGGGCGCACGCTCACTCAGGGACTGGCGGATGCCAAGGACTGTCCGGTCCAGAGAGCCGGTCACGAGGAGACCCTCGGGGCGCTCGAGCAGGCGGAACGGCTGGCGGCATCGACGAGCGCTCCGGCAGCCGCGATCGCCGAGCTCGGCGAGGGCTGGATCGCCGAAGAGGCGCTGGCCATCGCGGTCTACTGCGCGCTAGTCGCCCGCGACTTCCGCCACGGCGTGGTCCTGGCCGTGAACCACGACGGCGACTCCGATTCCACCGAGGCCATCACCGGCAACCTGCTGGGGGCCCGGTACGGAGTGAGCGCGATTGCGGCCGAGTGGCTCGAGCCGCTCGAGTTGCGGGAGGTGATCGCCAAGATCGCGGAAGACCTGTTCGCGTTCCGGGAGTGGCAGTTGGGCGCGTCCAGCGAAGACGACGATCGGAACCGGCGGATCCGGGACAAGTATCCAGAATAG